One genomic segment of Arthrobacter sp. NicSoilB8 includes these proteins:
- a CDS encoding UPF0158 family protein — MARTWLSVTVELLSGRGEELWPWPGRIFAVGPSHTFMDLANAINDAFARWDRSHLSMFTLADGRVITDEETGSEMASSIRGPIIAPIDIAAAKVARTVEQGAEFQFTFDLGDAWMHRCVVGEVKVDPLEVLGIRPDAPLPYWGWGSIPDQYGRRWATDDGESRAPRKPDRLHPMLLHAWPARVQVPGLDLSELREAIAATDAARFLAAVTGRDIDDALQQVGAGIPMALERRRREAEPVALSVINRLTWRGGTGDRLLAEDLLAGLRRVPLTGRVVPVDLDMLSTVLEGDPELSTGGYLDLRTGQVYDEAATDPMMVGEGSAIDVEEEPERWLRLDRTGSRNGWEDMAAFAGRQHDEALRERLERAIEGKGAFFRFRDLVHGENLSDQWYAFSTDRQMGRAREFLAENGIRVG, encoded by the coding sequence ATGGCACGAACTTGGTTGTCGGTGACGGTGGAATTGCTCAGTGGTCGTGGCGAGGAGCTGTGGCCATGGCCCGGGCGCATCTTCGCGGTCGGACCGTCGCACACCTTCATGGACCTCGCCAATGCCATCAACGATGCCTTCGCCCGATGGGACCGCTCACACCTGTCAATGTTCACCCTCGCCGACGGCCGGGTAATCACTGATGAAGAGACGGGATCCGAAATGGCCTCGTCGATCCGCGGCCCGATCATCGCACCAATCGACATCGCTGCTGCCAAGGTCGCCCGGACGGTGGAGCAGGGGGCTGAGTTTCAGTTCACGTTCGACCTCGGTGACGCCTGGATGCACCGATGCGTGGTCGGGGAGGTGAAGGTCGACCCGCTGGAGGTATTGGGTATCCGCCCTGATGCCCCCCTGCCGTACTGGGGCTGGGGCAGCATCCCGGACCAGTACGGGCGCCGGTGGGCTACCGACGACGGGGAGAGCCGGGCGCCACGGAAACCGGACCGGCTGCACCCGATGCTGCTGCACGCCTGGCCCGCACGGGTGCAGGTGCCCGGGCTCGACCTGTCCGAGCTGCGTGAAGCCATCGCGGCAACAGATGCGGCTCGCTTCCTCGCGGCGGTGACGGGACGCGATATCGATGATGCTCTGCAACAGGTGGGGGCCGGCATACCGATGGCGCTGGAGCGGAGACGCCGGGAAGCCGAGCCGGTGGCACTGTCGGTCATCAACCGGCTGACGTGGCGCGGCGGCACAGGGGACCGGCTGCTGGCCGAGGACCTGCTGGCCGGTCTGCGCCGTGTGCCGCTGACGGGCCGCGTGGTGCCGGTAGACCTGGACATGCTCAGCACCGTGTTGGAAGGGGATCCCGAGCTGTCGACCGGTGGCTATCTCGACCTGCGCACCGGGCAGGTGTACGACGAGGCCGCCACTGACCCGATGATGGTCGGGGAGGGCTCGGCCATCGACGTGGAGGAGGAGCCGGAGCGTTGGCTTCGGCTCGACCGCACCGGTTCGCGCAACGGCTGGGAGGACATGGCGGCCTTCGCCGGGCGGCAGCATGATGAGGCCCTCCGGGAGCGGCTGGAGCGGGCGATCGAGGGCAAAGGTGCCTTCTTCCGGTTCCGCGACCTGGTCCACGGCGAGAACCTTAGCGACCAGTGGTATGCCTTCTCCACCGACCGCCAGATGGGCCGTGCCCGCGAGTTCCTCGCTGAGAATGGCATCCGCGTGGGCTGA
- a CDS encoding 4-fold beta flower protein, with the protein MTNYIYATSGKAVGFIRGRFVHSLNGKAIGQLNGTNVHRLSGQYVGELHNDQVVDKHLGSFGNIGNPGNPGNPGNPGNPGNRGNQGCPYRDVFDKLL; encoded by the coding sequence ATGACTAACTACATCTATGCCACTTCGGGCAAAGCAGTCGGCTTCATACGAGGTCGATTTGTTCACTCACTTAACGGGAAGGCCATCGGCCAACTCAACGGAACCAACGTGCACCGCCTTAGTGGTCAGTACGTCGGAGAGCTCCACAATGACCAAGTGGTGGACAAACACCTGGGCAGCTTCGGGAACATCGGAAATCCAGGGAACCCAGGGAATCCCGGCAACCCTGGGAATCCAGGAAACCGGGGTAACCAGGGCTGTCCCTACCGGGATGTCTTCGACAAACTCCTCTAG